The genomic window GGAAAATTTAGAAAATAGCAGTATTATAATTCCAACCCCTTAGCATGCCAGCCAAGTTTAAAAAAATATTTATAATTTTATCGGCAGTTGCGGTTATCGCCGGGGGTTTGTTTTGGTTTGCTCAAATTTCAAATGCCCAGCAAGGTCCTGATTTGGGACTGGCGCAGGTGAGTTCTACTATCGGTTTACCTACAACCGATATCAGAGTGATAGTGGCCAATATTATCAGAACGGCTCTGGGACTTTTGGGAATTGTGGCTTTGGTTTTAGTTCTTTATGGCGGTTATACCTGGATGACAGCCGGCGGCAACGAAGAAAAAATTGCTCAAGCCAAAAAGATTTTGGTTAATGCCGTTATCGGGCTGGCGATTATTTTATCTGCCTACGCGATTACCAGTTTTATAATCAGTTCACTGCTTGGTGCCACCACCGGAACTCCCGCGCATTGTTTTGATGGCATTCAAAATGAGGGTGAAACGGCGGTTGATTGTGGCGGCGGCGGTTGCGGGCCTTGCACGGCTCCGAATAATCCGTATTTTACTTCCGGCGCTTTCTATATTACCGCTTTGCCTGCCGGCGGACAGGTTTGTATCAGGAATGTTAATCCGGCCATTACCTTTAATATGGATGTGGACGCCGCATCATTGGCCGGAAGTGTAGTGCTGTTGGATAACAATAACAATGAACAGGCCGGAGTGTGGAGCGTGGTTGATGGTAACACGGCCAAATTTACACCGGTCGGGGCCTGCGGCGCGCCCGATAACGGCAATGATTGTTTGCTCGCTTCCACTAACTACACTTTGCATTTTAAAAATGGCGGTGCCATCAAATCCGCTGACGGGCGGGCTATAAATTGCCTGGCCGGAGCCAAATGCACTGATGTACAATTTACAACCGGCGACGGCATTGACCGCACGCCGCCGACAGTGAAAATAGAAAATATTGCCGACGATAAACTGGTAACCGGCCAGGTGGTGCCGGTTAAAATCAGTTATACGGACGATAATGGCGTACAAAAAATTGATTTGAAAGCGGATAATAACTATGTTGGCAGCGGCACAGTTTCCGGCTGTCAAAAAACCGGCAGTGTCACCATAAATTGGCCGACAGCCGGGTTATCAGATGGCGCGCACGGTCTTGATGCTAAGGGTTATGACTGGTCAATGCAAAGTGCTGTTGATCATTATGCCGCGATTTTAAAGCCGCCCCATTGTTTGAATAATATTTTAGACGGAAACGAAGATCAGGCCGGACCACTGGGCTGTTGCGCGCCGGAAAAAAATTGCGGTTGCGGCGGTTGCGGGGGTTCAAGTTGTACTCAAGATACTGATTGTGCCAGTGGTTATTGCAAAATACCACCAGGTCAAACTACGGGTGTTTGTGTTGACCGCATGCGGATTACCGGCGTATCGCCGGGATCCGGAGCGGTTGGCACTTATGTTTCCATTTCCGGAGAATATTTTGGCACTGCCAGGGGTCAGGTATATTTTACCGGTGCGAGCGGTTGGCTTGTAGCGCCTCTGGCCGATTGTGGGGCCGGTGCCTGGAAACCGTGGCAGGTTATTGCTACTGTTCCGCAAGGCGCCATAACCGGACCGATAAGATTGATTACCGCTGATCAGCAGTTTGTGGATGTTACTAATGATAATGTCGTTGGGCCGCTTATTCCTGATTTTGTGGTAAATAATTTGGTGCGTCCGGGAATTTGTTCTCTGGATAAAACCAATGGTTTGCCCAGCGACAGCATTACCATTTCCGGTAAAAATTTCGGCGCCGTGCAACTGGCGAACAGCGCCGTTTCCTTCGGACAACTGCAGGCCTTTATTAATGTCTGGGGAGATACCACTATTAAAACAAAAGTGCCAATGCTTTCTGCCGGTCCGGCGGCCGTCAAGGTTACTAAAGAAAACATAGACAGTAACAGTGTCGCCTTTTTTGTTGGCGAGGGAATAAACAGTACCACGCCGACTATTACTAGTATCAGTCCTGATCACGGCGCAAAGGGTGAATATCTGACCATAACCGGAAATAATTTTGGCGCAGAGCAGGGGAGGGTGTGGTTTAAAGTTAACAATAACGGCCAGCCGGCCAATGACCAAGACGCGATCAATGGTTCGTTTGATTTTCCGGCCGGTTGTAAAGATAATATCTGGAGCGACAGCAAAATTATTGTTAAATTTCCAGAGAGCGCCGGTCAGACCGGCCAAACATATTTTGTACAAGTGAGGCCGTCTGAAATTGATAAGGGCTGGAGCCCGATCGGTCCAACCTTTAAACTGGAAACAGGCAATCCGGCGCCGGGCATTTGCGGAATTTCGCCGGCTTCCGGTCCGGTACCTTTTGGCACCGGCGCAGATCCGATGAAAATTTATGGAGAATATTTTGGCGGAAGTCCGGATGTGTATTTTTGGAATACCAACGCGGATGCGTCTACTATAACTGGTCGCATAAAGGCAGCTAACCCAAATATTTCCGGTTCTGACTTGAATGTTTTTCCTCCCAACAACACTCAAACCGGTCCGGTGGTAGTTTTTAGAAGTTCTGACAGTAAGATGAGCAACTCGGCGCTATTTACAGTTTCAAATTGTGTGCAAAATGGAAACAGTTGTTCGCAAGCGGGTTACCATTGCTGCGCGGCCGGGCCCGAAGCGGGGATGTGCAAAACCGATTTATGTATTGATGAAAAGATATCCGCCGGTTATATCTGGCGGTTTGCCACTCAACCTATACCTAAGGTGCCTCATTTAGTTGAAAGATGCGATAGCCAGTCGGATGCCGGTAAAAATGTTCCTTCGCCTTCGCCCAGCGTCCAATGGGACACTAATGATAGTGGTGACCATCATAATGTCTGCCGCACCGCCTCCATTGTCTTGGATTTTAGCGTTGATAATATCAATCCGATTCCCAGAGGAGACATTCTGGTGAGTGAATGCGAGTCAAGCACGGTGAATGTGGCGAGCAGAACCTGCACCCAGCTAACGCCCCGCCCCAGCTTTTTGGGAAGCGGTGACTATGTTGTTGAACATAGTACGCAATCAACCAATGATCTGGAATTGGACTTGAGTCAGGATTATAACAATAACACCGGTAAATGGAAAGATAATACCTGGTATCAGGTGATTTTAAGCGCGGATATTTCTGCCGGTGCCGGCACTGCTCTGATGCATCTGGCCAAAGACGCGCCTTGTGATAGTGCGGGTATTACCAATACCGCTTATTGTTTCTTGTTTAAAACTGATGCTAAGGATTGCAAAATTAAAGCGGTAGCCATAACGCCTTACTCTTACTGGGCATCGGTCTTGGAAGCGCCGATTAAATACCGGTCCAGTCCTTCTGATGAGGGTGTGGATCTTGTTTATAGCGGCCATATTTTAAGCGATCAGCATTGTATTTGGATGAACCCGGGCGGATTGAATTGGGATTGGAACGTGGCCAACCCTGATCCAAACCAGAAAAAATATGCTGACGTTTTTGCTTTAAAAGAAGATACGGTCGTACACAAAACCGATGCTTTAATTTCGGCTTTGGCCAATACCGTGGGAGTGGGGTTGGCAAATAATTCCGTGGATGTTGAGGCCACGGTTTCAACCGGCACTGTCAGCCATACCGGTTCAAGCCCACTCAAAATAGATTTAAATACTCCGGAAGTGGTTGACTATTGGCCAAAATGCAATGAGGCCTGCGCTAATGCCGAGGTTGGCGCCAAATTTAATACCACCATGTCTGATTTAAATTTAGACAGCGGCGCCGTGCATTTGTATAAATGTTTGGATGAAAATTGCGCGCAGACCCAGCCGGTGGTCTTGCCGTCGGTTAGTTTTGAAAAAAATTCAAATCCGCCCTATACGCTTTTAGAAATAAATAATTACGGTTTGAACCATGTTGATCTTGAACCGAATACGATTTATGAAGTGGTTTTGTCAGCCAGCAGTTCTAATCCGAATTCACCGGATCAGCTGTGGTCGGCTTCCAGTTTGTTAACCGATAGAGATGCAGACGGCAACGTCATTGTTATTGGCCGTTCCGGCACCAGCAAACCATATAATAAACAATTTATTTGGAAATTCACAACCAAACAAACTTCGTGTGCCGTTGATCGTACCGAAGTTTTGCCCAGTGTCTTTACTGCCAGACAAAATAATGACCGGGCTGTGTTTAATGTTCAGCCATATTCAGCGCCTGATGCCTGCAGTGTCAAAGGCCAAAAATTGAATCCCTGGTCAGAGAATTGGGTTTGGAGTTCGTCTGATGTAAACGCGGCCACAGTGGCAACATTTAGCACTCAAGGGTATAGCCCGTATTGCACATCAGATTGCATCCGCAGAGGGAGCACACTTCCGGCGGGTAGCGATACGGTTCCGCTTTGCGGAAGCGGCGGCAACCCGCAAGCCGGCCAGGATTGCGTTTTTCCTGATAAAAATAATAATTGCAGTTTGAATTGCTTGTTTATAAACAAAACCAACACCGGCTCCGCCCAGTCGGCCGGCGCCACCAGCGTCAGTTCATCGGTTTGCGGAAACGGATTCTTGGGAACAGGGGAGGATTGCGACATCGGCATACCGGCCAACCCGCTTAGTCCGACTTCATCAATGTATTGTTCAAATAAATGCTTGCATTTGGGCGCCCCGCTTGCATCCAGCTGGTGCAATACTCATTTTACGGATTATGCCGGTTTGGGTTTTACAAAAACAGAATTTGAAGCTGCCTGCGCCAAGGCAATTAGCGTCTGCGGTGATAAGGTCTTAAGTCCGGACGAAGATCCGGGCTGTGACGGGTCAGGTGGTTGGGATCAAAATTTATGTAATCGTATTTGTTTGTTAAAATCAAACAACGCTCCGACTGACAATGCGCCGGCTAATAGTTGTTCCAACGGAGGTTGTAATTTGGATAATAAACATGCTGGTTCTTCGCTCCTATATTCCACGCCTTCAGTTTGCGGAGATAAGGCGGTGGGTATTGGTGAAGACGTTTCCTGTGAAAATAATAATTTTATAACCACCGATCACGTCGGTAAGACAGATCCGTGGGCCTTGGTTTTGGGCAAAGGGCTTTCAACCAATGTTGGCGGCACACCGCCGGCGCAAAGCTCCACCATTTCCGCAACGGCCAATGTTAGCGGCAAAAATATTGCGGGGCAGGGCCAATTTGTGATTCCCTGCGGATACAAGACGGATGCTGAATGTAAGAATGCTTTGGGGGATGACTATGGGCTCGGCGCCAATTCCTGCTGTTATAAAAAACCGGTCTTAACTAAAGTGTACCCCGGTACAACTTCCACTCCAATCGCGCAAAATGTTTGTCCGAACACAGTGATTGAAGCGCAGTTCAGCAATTCAATTGATGCTAAAAGTTTACCCGGGAATTTATTAATTGCCCGCGGTATCGGCGAAAATTTTTCCACGAATTTGAATATAGACAGCACGGTTGGGTTGAGCGGTTCAAGTCACGTTTTTGTCTCCGGCAATTATGCTTATGTGGCCAACAGTTTAAACGGCCTGAATGTAATCAACATTTCCGATTCCAAACATCCATTGCCAATTTGGACACCGCTTAATACTGCCAATTATGCCGATGTTTATGTAATAGGGAAGTATGCTTATATTGTTGATCAGGGCGCGAATTCTTTAAAAATATTTGATATATCCAGTTCCACGAATCCAACGGTAGTGGGTTCTGTTGATTTGGTAAACATAACCAATCCCAACCGGATTGTCGTTTCCGGAAAGTTTGCTTATGTGATTAGCGCTAATGGTGGAAACATAATCAATGTCGCCAATCCAGCCGGTCCTACTTTTTCAACCAAGTTATCAATCTCACCAAGACAAATCCAGCCGGCCGGAAACAATATTGCTTTGTTGGATAATAATAATTTTACGATAATGGATTTTTCCGACCCCGCCAATCCCAGGACAATCGGTTCAGTCCAAGTCAATGATGCTCAAGATTTTAAAGTTTCCGGAAATTATGCCTTTTTAGCCGGCACCGGCGGTCTGCAAATTTTGGATATTTCCAATCCGGCCAATCCGCACAGTGTGGCCGCTCTCACCGCAGGGTCCCTTAGTAGTATTAATGTTTATAATAGTTTGGTTTTTGCGACTGATGCTTCCGGAGCAATACACATCATAGATGTTTCCGATCCCGCCATTCCCAAGAATCTTGAGGTGTATACCGGATTGGTACACGCGGGTTATGTGTCGCAAAACATTGCGGTTAGCGGCAATTATGCCTATGCGGTCCATAGTAGCGGTTTGACCATAGTTGATGTTTCAAAATATACAAATAATTGCCCGGCCAATTCTGATGTCACGAATTTAATTGTTTTGAATAGTCCGAACGCCAATTTACCGTGGTATGAAAAGATTTGGACAAATATTGTGCAATTTGTAAAATCATTATTCGGATTTACAGCCACGGCCCAAAGCAATACCCCGACTAAATGGTGCGCCGGCCTTGATTTGGGCACGCCCGCCATGTTATCAAGCAGTACCATAATGGTGAAACTACAAGCGCCTTTGGCTTTAGACACCAGTTATGCCATCATTTTAAAGCATGGTCTCAAAGACACAAATGGCGTCAGTATTGATACCAGCACTAATTGGAGATTTGTAACCGCGCCTAAGATTTGTCAGGTCAGTGGTGTTAGTGTGACTCCAAATGCAGTGGCTTTTGGCAGTGTGGGGCAGACCAGCACCCTAGAGGCCAAGGCCCTGGCGGCGAGTGGCGGTGAAATACAAATTATACCCGGATATTATGCCTGGGAATATGTTTGGGGTCCCAGCAGTAATGCCTTTGTTACTTTGACAAACACCACCTCATCGCTCAATATGATTACTGCCCAAAATCGGAATGGTGAACTTGATGTTTGGGCTTCCGCTAATATAACTGACAATAAATACACCAGCCAGACCGGCCCGGCGGCAACCGGCAAGTCGCACGTGATTGTTTTCCTGTGTGAAAATCCCTGGCCGCCGAAGAATTTATATTATAATAATCAGGGGCCGTTTATGATTTTCCCTTATGAAGATAAATTGGGGAATAATGATAATTATAATTTAACGGCCGATAGTTTTGATAATACGGCTCTGCCGGCATCTCCGTTTGGCGGATACTTCAATTTTAGAACTTATTATTGCGCGGATAACGGCGCGCCCGGAACGGCCGATGATTTGCCTTATATGCGCGCGGCCGTACAGGTTTCACCGACGATTGTGAGCGACGCCACTGCTTTTAAACGTTTCATATTTACCAGCGCCAAAAACAATGACGCCATTGGTATTCAGGTCTTTCCCAATACCCAGCACTTAACGGTTGAACAGTGGTTCCAATATGGCAAGACCTATGGCGGTCAGGGATTTGTCACCGGCGGAAATATGCAGCCAACCACCATAGACGGTTATGACGCGCTTTCCGACGGCAATAATATTTACGTTGACGCGCTCAATTACGCTACGACATCGCCGGTTTCGGGGAATTTATATACCAATGTATATCTCTTTAGTATAAACGCCGATGCCCGGCCCGAAACCAGGAAGGTCTTTGAACAAATGATTAACAATTGGCATTTTAATATTAATCTAACTAATTACAGACGCTGTGGCGTGGATGTGGAGAGTCCCGGCGACACTTCTTGTCAGACCGACCTTGATTGTTCAGGTGGACAGATTTGTTCCGCGCAAATTGATAAATTAAAACGCAATTATCAAAGATTGCGGGATTTAAATGAAATTCAAAAAGCATTAGGGCAATAATTGTATGCGTAAAAAAGCAAGTTTGATTATAATGTTTCTGTTCATGGTGCCGCTTATAAAAGAAGGATCATTTTTAAGCGGACAGAGTTTGAGCGTTTGGCCGTCCTGGTCTGTTTTAGGCAACGCGGTTGGCGTAGCTTTACCGGTTGATCCGATTAATAAACTGGCGCCGGCCGGCACCTGCGCTTCTTCAACCAATCATTTCTGCGTAAAGAACACTGATTGCCCGGCTATGATCGGCACAACCACGCCGGAGAGTTGTATTTTGCACGATCCGGCCACTGGCTGGAGCACTGTTAATCGTCGGTTTAGCTTCGCTTGCTCCACTTCTTCTTATGCTTACAGATATATTGACATCTCCACCACCACCTACAAAATTTTAGCGCATTTTGAAGATCCTTTTGGTAACAGCAACGCGATTGCCAATTGGAATGATAATTTTGTATATAAATTTGTCAGCACCACTGAATCGCCAAATCATAGTTATATTGTAATAAGCCAGCAGTATGGCATATGCAATAATGATCAGGAGATATCAACCCTTCAGCAGGGTTCTTGCGGTGACAAGGTCTTGAATCCGAACGAGCAGTGCGACCCGCCGGGAAGCATGAGATATAGCGCTTGTTCGCCGGACGCGATTCATCCTAACCAAATCAGAGTTGATAAATGCGGCACGGACTGTAAGTGGTCAGTTGCGCCAACCTATATATTATGTTCGGCTTTAAGCAAATGCGGCAATGGCATTATAGAATCAGGAGAACAATGTGATGATGGCCGGTTAAACGGAACCTATAATCATTGCAATACAAGTTGTACGGGAAAAGTTGCCCCTTATAGTTCACATAACCCAAACGGATCCCCGGGTTATTGCGGTGATGGCGTTTCGCCAAACTATATAGTAAATCCAAAATATGAGGTCTGTGATAAGGGCGGAGTTGATTTTTGGGCGTTGCAAAGAGCGAATTCCTGCAGTTGGAACTGCCAAGGGTATGGGCCTTATTGCGGCGATGGTGTTAAAAACGGTTCGGAAGAATGCGACGGTAACCAGCCATGTACGGCAAGCGGAAAAAATGGAACGATAGTGTGCGATAACACCTGTCATATAGTTTATCCGACCCAACAACCGGCCGTGGCAAATGATTTTGCCTTGTGGACTTTTGATAACACAGACATGAATGGATCCACAATTATAGATAAAAGCGGAAACGGTCAGGATGCGATGGCTTATGGCACCTATTCAATTGTAAACGGCCATTCCGGACAGGCCATACAATTTGATGGACAAACAGCATTTGTTTCCAGCACCGTTATGAATTTTTATAAATATTTTTCAGCTGATTTTTGGATGAAGATCAACCAAACGGATAATAATTGGCGAATGATTATGGCTGAAAATAATTGGAACGCGGGTCTGGGTTGGATGATGTATACAAGTCAGGGTTCTGCTAGCGGCAAAGCCAATTTTACCTATATGCGGTCTGGATATTCCGGAGTTGCCGTTGCTGATGCGTTTGATGTTGGTGTTTGGCAGCATGTTAAGGTTGTAAACAACAATGGCTCCGCAAAGGTGTATGTTAATGATATTTTAAAAGGCAGCGGTGCGGTTAGTATAAGCAATGCCGGTAATAACCTGCTTGTGGGAGCCGGCCATAATAATGATGGAACCGGTGCTTCAGGTTATTTTAATGGAATAATAGACGAAGTTCATATAGCTAATAGTTCCACTACGCCACTGCTCCAATCATGCACTGTCGCGGTCAGTCAAGAGCCCACCAGTACTCCCGGGGCCTGTGGTGATGGACACGTAGATGCCAGTGAGGCCTGTGACAAGGGAGCGAATAATGGTAAGCCCTGTACGCCCGGATACGATAAGGCCTGTTCTTACTGTTCGGCCGATTGCCAGAATGTGATTGATGTCCAGCCCACTGCTTATTGCGGCAATGGCCTGATAGAAGGAACAGAAGTTTGCGACACTGATCCTGGTAATGGAGATATTTATGTTTCCAGCACGGTATTTTGTACGCCGACAAATGAAGGCGGTCATGGCGGCGGTTTGACCTGCAATTATCCTGATATTCTTAAATATACCTTTCAAAATCCGGTAACCGGACACGGTGGGCTCAAAGTTGTGAAGGATTGTGAAAGCGAAACTGCAAATGCGAACACCGTTAAAAAAGGTATTAAGGCCTGTGTTAATAATTGTAAAGCGGTGAAATTGACGACTGGAGAGGATCAATGCATAGCCTGCGGTTTAGATCCGGTAAATGGCGTTGAAGTGGGTGGTTATGTGCTTAATGCGATTGATCCACTTTCAGGAAATCCGCTGATGGGAGTCGGTGGGCATACTGGTAGCCAGACCAAACTGGAGCTTTATTTGGGAACAAAGAAAGATTTTTCCTTCTCTCCCATTACTGCTACTAAAGTTACCGGCTATTGCGCGGCCAATACGTTCTATAAAAATTATTCATTTTCAAGTTCCGTTCATCCTGACGCTTGTAATAACACCAGAGGGCTGTTAAATCCAAATCCGATTTGTTCCACCGGAAAAACCAGTTATAAGCTGATTGTTAATGATGGTACTACTCATGTTTTTCCATTTTCAGTTATATCTGATCCGCTTGAAAAACAACCTTGGAGAAATGACTTACTGTTATCGCCGATGATACCACAACCCAGTCATATCAGGGTGGTGGTCAGCTGGGTCGGCGACGGAGAATTTTATAGCGGATTTTTAGACCCAGCCCAAACCAGCGATCCGATTATTGAGGGGTCTAAGTTTGTGACCGGCGATTATGTTGACCAGACTGTGGTTTACAATTATTCCACAGGTAAGGATTATTATACCCAAACTGATTCGGATCATAAAAAATTAGGTATTTGGTATCATGGCTTTGGCGATACTCCTAATTTGTTAAAAGAGGAGTCGTTTACAGTTGATACTGCAAATATGGATTCCGGTAATTATGTTTTTTATGTCAGATCCGGAGGTCCGATTAAGCCATATCAGGTTTCGGCAAATTTGAAAGTGGAGGTTTATTTGCCGGAAGGTGATACTAATTATCGCCATTTCGGTTTGCCGGCGGCAACTTATTATTTAAGCGGCGCCTTGCCGTCTGATAGTCCGGCCGCGAGTTATTGGCAGGTCTTTAATATCGTTGATTCAAACGGCACCGTGACCTTAGCGGATAATATCCTGGACGTTAATTCAATTGTTTCTGCCCCAAGATACTTTATTTATTCAACTTCTTGTATTGGCCGGGCCGGAAGATTATGCCGGGCATCGGCCGGACCTTGCGACACTGCCGAATATTGTGTGGCCGGAAATGATGTTTGTCCGGAAGATTCTTTTAGATCGGCCACGGCTTATTGTTATGACAATCTGGCTAGCAAACCGTGTTACAGCGGGGCCACCTGCAGTGGTTATTCTGCAGATTGTCCGCAAAGCACATATAAAGCGGCTGGTTTAACATGCACGGGCTTTGTGGTTGACAGTGAATGTGAGAATCCAGCAACCTGCAATGGAACCTCTTATGAATGTACCGGTAGTTTAACCTTAAAACCAGACGGCACCTCATGCGGAAATGTGTGTAATAACAATGTTTGTCAGGGCGGATCCTGCAGAGCTGGCACCCCGACCAACTGTGCCAGCAGTAACCCCTGTAAAAATCCGGTTTGTGATCCTCTGATTGGTTGTACCTATAAACCAATAGGATCTCCTTGCAGTACTACTTCAGGTTCCGGTACTTGTCAGTTTCATTTGGGAGGTGGAGATCAGATTACATGTAAATATACCATCATCTACTAATATGAAAAAAATAATTATAATTATATTGGTTGTTTTGCTGGCGGGAGTTGGTATATTTGTATATTTGCGGATAAAAAGTAATAAAACCAGCCAGACCAATCCGCAGGATATTAAAAGAGCGGAATTTTTACAAAAACAAACCCAGTTTAACAATTCAATCCAGACCATCGTTCAAACCGATAGTGATGCCGACGGCTTGTCAAATACGGATGAGGCCAAATACAAGACGGACCCAAACAACGCGGACACAGACGGGGACGGTCTGACTGATAAAATTGAAATTTCGGTTTATCATACTGATCCGCTTAAAGCCGATACCGACGGAGATGGTTTTCCGGATGGTAAAGAAGTCAGATACCGCACCAATCCGCTTGATGTTAAAAGTCATCCAACTAAATAATTTAAATATACCTTTATGTTTGAAGACCAAAACCCACAAGCCAACCCGCCAAAAAATCTGCCGACCGAGCCGGTGGATATGTTTGCCGGTGTGGAAAAAAACACCGAGCCCGCGATTCCCGATGCCTTGTCGGCCGGGTTGCTTAAGAAAAAAGATTCAAGAATCCAAACTCCTCCGGATCTAAACACCTTAACGGCCCAAACCCAGACCTATAAGATCAGCGAACCGATCTTTGGCAAGGTTGCTTACGCTTTAATCATCGCGGCCATTGTGGTTGGTTTGGCCGGTGGGGGCTGGTTTGTTTATGCCAAATATTTTAGGGCGACAAACACTATTATTCAAACTCAGGTTCAAACCCAGACACCTTTACCAGAACCTCCACAAACTACAGAACCGACACCCTCCGCTCAAGTCAATGAAACTGCGGCTACCCCCAGCGTCACTGCCACCAGTAATATTTCCAATGATGTTCAAAATGATAATATACTTTTTGGAAATACAGTAGATAGCGATAAAGACGGATTAAGCGACGCGCGCGAAACACAAATCGGCACTGATCCGCAAAATCCCGATACTGACAGCGACGGGCTGTCAGACGGCGATGAGGTTTTGATTTGGCATACTGATCCGCTCAAAGCCGACACCGACGGCGATAGTTTTCCGGATGGCCAGGAGGTGCGGAGCGGTTATGATCCGCTCGGACCGGGAAAATTATTTAGTGTTCCAACCCCGACAACCTCACCGGTGTCAACAAGCTCAAAGTAAACGTTAATATATGTTTGCACAAAAAAAACAGGCGCCCGCCGAAACTGAAGAACAATTAGTACGGGTTCAAACCATCCCGAATGATTTTTATGGGGGAGTGAACCCGGTGGTTAAGTTTAAAAGAGTTGAAAAAGAGGTGGTGCTCCAACCAAAATTGTCTCCGACTGAAAAGGGCTTACTTGATAAAGCCACCGCGGTCGGCGGTTCCGAGGCCTTGCATCCGGTTAATTTGGTTTCTAACCGGAAGTACTTGCTGATCGGCGGAGCAGCGCTGTTTGTTTTGTTTATTGCCGG from Patescibacteria group bacterium includes these protein-coding regions:
- a CDS encoding LamG-like jellyroll fold domain-containing protein — encoded protein: MRKKASLIIMFLFMVPLIKEGSFLSGQSLSVWPSWSVLGNAVGVALPVDPINKLAPAGTCASSTNHFCVKNTDCPAMIGTTTPESCILHDPATGWSTVNRRFSFACSTSSYAYRYIDISTTTYKILAHFEDPFGNSNAIANWNDNFVYKFVSTTESPNHSYIVISQQYGICNNDQEISTLQQGSCGDKVLNPNEQCDPPGSMRYSACSPDAIHPNQIRVDKCGTDCKWSVAPTYILCSALSKCGNGIIESGEQCDDGRLNGTYNHCNTSCTGKVAPYSSHNPNGSPGYCGDGVSPNYIVNPKYEVCDKGGVDFWALQRANSCSWNCQGYGPYCGDGVKNGSEECDGNQPCTASGKNGTIVCDNTCHIVYPTQQPAVANDFALWTFDNTDMNGSTIIDKSGNGQDAMAYGTYSIVNGHSGQAIQFDGQTAFVSSTVMNFYKYFSADFWMKINQTDNNWRMIMAENNWNAGLGWMMYTSQGSASGKANFTYMRSGYSGVAVADAFDVGVWQHVKVVNNNGSAKVYVNDILKGSGAVSISNAGNNLLVGAGHNNDGTGASGYFNGIIDEVHIANSSTTPLLQSCTVAVSQEPTSTPGACGDGHVDASEACDKGANNGKPCTPGYDKACSYCSADCQNVIDVQPTAYCGNGLIEGTEVCDTDPGNGDIYVSSTVFCTPTNEGGHGGGLTCNYPDILKYTFQNPVTGHGGLKVVKDCESETANANTVKKGIKACVNNCKAVKLTTGEDQCIACGLDPVNGVEVGGYVLNAIDPLSGNPLMGVGGHTGSQTKLELYLGTKKDFSFSPITATKVTGYCAANTFYKNYSFSSSVHPDACNNTRGLLNPNPICSTGKTSYKLIVNDGTTHVFPFSVISDPLEKQPWRNDLLLSPMIPQPSHIRVVVSWVGDGEFYSGFLDPAQTSDPIIEGSKFVTGDYVDQTVVYNYSTGKDYYTQTDSDHKKLGIWYHGFGDTPNLLKEESFTVDTANMDSGNYVFYVRSGGPIKPYQVSANLKVEVYLPEGDTNYRHFGLPAATYYLSGALPSDSPAASYWQVFNIVDSNGTVTLADNILDVNSIVSAPRYFIYSTSCIGRAGRLCRASAGPCDTAEYCVAGNDVCPEDSFRSATAYCYDNLASKPCYSGATCSGYSADCPQSTYKAAGLTCTGFVVDSECENPATCNGTSYECTGSLTLKPDGTSCGNVCNNNVCQGGSCRAGTPTNCASSNPCKNPVCDPLIGCTYKPIGSPCSTTSGSGTCQFHLGGGDQITCKYTIIY